One genomic region from Desulfurobacterium atlanticum encodes:
- the cysE gene encoding serine O-acetyltransferase, which yields MLNRLREDISTVFERDPAARSILEVITCYPGLHAVWMHRIAHWLWNKNLKLPARLISHFARWITGIEIHPGAKIGRRFFIDHGMGVVIGETTEIGNDVTIYHQVTLGGTSTHKGKRHPTIGNNVVIGAGAKILGPIKIGDNCKIGANSVVVKDVPPNSTVVGIPGKIVKRDGIRTTRVDLEHGQLPDPVMETLKQMLDIIHFLELEIKTLKEDKK from the coding sequence ATGCTTAACAGATTAAGAGAAGACATCTCTACAGTTTTTGAAAGAGACCCTGCCGCAAGAAGTATATTAGAGGTTATAACCTGCTACCCGGGTCTTCACGCAGTATGGATGCACAGAATAGCACACTGGCTTTGGAATAAAAACTTAAAACTTCCTGCAAGGCTAATTTCACATTTTGCAAGATGGATAACCGGAATAGAAATACATCCTGGTGCAAAAATAGGAAGAAGATTTTTTATAGACCATGGAATGGGTGTTGTTATAGGTGAAACAACAGAAATCGGAAATGATGTAACAATATATCATCAGGTAACTCTCGGAGGAACAAGCACCCACAAAGGAAAAAGGCATCCTACAATTGGTAACAATGTAGTTATAGGGGCAGGTGCCAAAATACTTGGTCCTATAAAAATCGGAGATAACTGTAAAATAGGTGCGAACTCCGTAGTTGTAAAAGATGTTCCCCCAAATTCAACTGTTGTAGGTATACCTGGAAAGATAGTAAAAAGGGACGGAATAAGAACTACAAGGGTTGACCTTGAACATGGACAGCTCCCAGACCCTGTTATGGAAACTTTAAAACAGATGCTTGATATAATTCATTTTCTTGAACTGGAAATAAAAACCCTAAAAGAGGACAAAAAATGA